The following coding sequences are from one Paenibacillus sp. FSL R5-0912 window:
- a CDS encoding HD-GYP domain-containing protein, giving the protein MRLVSVNRLQAGMKLGKKIYSDEGLVLLADGVELTDALIKRLARIDIGYIYIEDSVTEDVVIPGMLQDETRNQALKVIRNQFQQMSGASGITKGFYHLDKKFSKVMDSILDDMSAQEDPMIMLLDMHTADNYLYVHSLNVCLYTLVLGIAHGYSKEELRVIGLGSLLHDIGKTQIPVKIVQKPGMLSEDEFKHMQAHTEIGYRILKEEPNIPLLAAHCALQHHERIDGSGYPRGLTGPQIHEYAKWLGVADSYDAMTSNRIYKKAMLPHQAVEALYVGSGTLYEQKQLEIFRDRVAIYPLGLTVKLSTGESGVVVKIDPSIPHRPVVRVLNGPEGEPVTPYEHDLGKALSVVIVDVTDGGEIIVKST; this is encoded by the coding sequence GTGCGTTTAGTATCCGTGAATCGGCTTCAGGCGGGAATGAAGCTGGGTAAAAAAATTTATAGTGATGAAGGACTGGTTCTGCTCGCTGATGGAGTAGAGCTTACTGATGCCCTGATCAAGCGGCTCGCTAGGATCGATATCGGCTATATCTATATAGAGGATTCCGTCACGGAAGATGTCGTGATTCCCGGAATGCTGCAGGATGAGACGCGAAATCAGGCGCTCAAGGTAATCAGAAATCAATTTCAGCAAATGTCCGGCGCTTCGGGAATTACCAAAGGCTTCTATCATCTGGATAAGAAGTTCTCCAAAGTGATGGATTCCATACTGGACGATATGTCGGCTCAGGAAGATCCGATGATTATGCTGCTGGATATGCACACCGCAGACAACTATCTGTATGTGCATTCCCTGAACGTATGCCTCTACACACTGGTGCTTGGCATTGCCCATGGCTACAGCAAGGAAGAACTGCGGGTCATCGGACTCGGTTCGCTGCTGCATGATATCGGCAAGACACAGATTCCGGTCAAAATTGTTCAGAAGCCCGGGATGCTCAGTGAAGATGAATTCAAGCACATGCAGGCGCATACCGAAATCGGTTACCGGATTCTTAAGGAAGAGCCGAATATCCCGCTGCTCGCGGCCCATTGTGCACTGCAGCATCATGAGCGGATCGACGGTTCCGGCTACCCGCGCGGTTTGACCGGTCCGCAGATTCATGAATATGCGAAGTGGCTGGGTGTGGCGGATTCCTATGATGCGATGACCTCCAACCGGATCTACAAAAAAGCCATGCTGCCGCATCAGGCGGTCGAGGCGCTGTATGTCGGCTCCGGCACGTTGTATGAGCAGAAGCAGCTGGAGATTTTCAGAGACCGTGTGGCGATCTACCCTCTGGGGCTTACCGTCAAGCTTAGCACCGGCGAGAGCGGTGTTGTGGTCAAGATTGATCCCAGCATACCGCACAGACCTGTTGTACGCGTGCTTAACGGCCCGGAAGGGGAACCGGTCACCCCATATGAGCATGATCTGGGCAAGGCCCTCTCTGTAGTCATTGTAGATGTGACTGATGGCGGAGAAATTATAGTGAAGAGCACTTGA